ACTTATGTCAgccagtggctcagtgggcagcactctcgcctctgagtcagaaggttgtgggttcaagtcccactccagagacttgagcacaaaatccaggctgacactcccaatcctgtaccgagggagtgctgcactgccggaggtgccatcttttggaaacATTAAAAAGCGCTTCACatatgcaacaacttgcatttatatagcgcctttaaacctagtaaaatgtcccaaggcgcttcacaggagcgattatcaaacaaagtttgacaccgagccacataaggagatattaggacaggtgaccaatagcttggtcaaagaggtaggttttaaggagtgtcttaaaggaagagagagaggcggagaggtttagggagagaattccagagcttagggcccaggcagctgaaggcacggtcgccagtggtggagcgattaaaattggggatggacaagaggccagaattggaggagcgcagagatctcggagggttgtagggctggaggaggttacagagatagggagggggcgaggccatggagggatttgaaaactaggatgagaattttaaaatcgaggcgttccccgactgggagccaatgtaggtcagtgagcacagggggtgatgggggaatgggacttggtgcgagttagaatacgggcagaagagttttggatgagctcaagtttatggagtgtggagtATGGGagatgggtggccggccaggacagcattggaataatctGGGTTACTGCTTAGAAATATCCAGACAGCCATTCAAAAAAGCAGATGGATCAGAACCAAATATGAACGATTCTAAGAATACCTTTCCATGATGATTCAGTGATTTGTGTCATATTTAATTACTGAGCAGTGCTGTGTTAGCTAATCTCTTAGCATCCCAAAAGGCTGAGGATGCTGGGAGACAATtgcagctttcaagactgagatcgataggttttttttttgttgggtgaaggtattgagggatatggagcaaaggcaggtaaatggagttgaggagtagataagccatgatctcattgaacggcagaacagactcgaggggctgaattgtctAAGGaattaaagaacttgcatttatatatatttatactttcaggacatcccaaagtgctttatagccaatgaagtacttttgaagtgtagtcactgttgtaatgtaggaaacgtggcagccaatttgtgcacagcaagatcccacaaacagcaattaaataaatgaccagataatctgtttgtagtgatgttgtccaggacactggggagaacccccctgctcttcttcaaaatagtatcatagtaggtacaacacaggtggaggccattcgacccattgtgcctgtgctggctgttttgaaagagctatccaattagacttattcctctgttctttccccatagccctgtaaattttttcccttgaagtacagtgccatgggatctcttacgtccacctgagacggtCAAaaaagggccttggtttaacgtctcatctgaaagacggcacctccgacagtgctacaCTGGAGtcagcccactcctgttcctatgagcttTGAAGACCAGAGCGGAGAAAGTTGGCGGGTGGGAAATGTCGAACTGTGGCGCCGGCTTTCCCGCACTCTGGGGGGGAAAGATGGTTCTTGTAACACTGAAAGGGTTAAACTGCatttgaaacagaaaatgctgggaatactcagcgggtcaggcagcatctgtggagagagaaacagagttaatgtttcaggccgaagacctttcgtcagaactggaagttggAGATTAAactgtttttgagcaagtacagggggagggggagggggggaggaacaaaagggaaggtctgtgatagggtggggggcaggagtgattaaatgacaaaagggatgatggtgcgaggcaaggaaggtgggaatgggacaggtaaagaaacaaaagattgatcaggagtggctgtaaaaggcagcagcagaaccattcccagcactggctgaccgaaaaaatgggagcagtggttatgatccgaagttattgaaatcaatattgagtccgGACAGAGAAGTCGGAGTGGGAGTgtgacggggaattaaaatggcaagcgaccggcaggtcagggtcacacttgcggactgagcggagacgttcagcaaagcgatcacccagtctgcgtttggtctccccgatgtcgtgagcagtgaatacagtatagtaaatttcacctggaaggagtgtttggtgccctggacggtgggaagggaggaggtgaaaggtcaggtgttgcatctcctgcgctcacacgggcaggtgccgtggggaggggagcgggtgttggggggtgatggaagagtggaccagggtgtcgtggcgGGAAACTGGGGTTAAACTGCATCTTGGTTTTGTCCCCATGCTAATTCTTACAGGAGTTTAAACGCTTGGTGACCTGCCCTGGTTGTGAGTCATGCTTTACTTGTTTGGTCATCTGCTGCTTTGAATGTAAAGAGCCAACTGTGTTTGGTGCCTCTTGGGGCTACTTATTATCAGTGGTCAAACCTGTTTTGCAAGTTTGTTTAAACTGCATTCCTAGTTAGTGTGGTCATGCACATGTCTGTGTCTGTAGATCTCCTGATatgttaataagaacataagaaataggagcaggagtcggccattcggcccctcgagcctgctccgccaatcaatcaggtcatggctgatcttcaacctcaactcaactttcccgtccgatccccatatcccttgattccccgagagtccaaaaatctatcaatctcagccttgaatatactcactgatggacttctggggtagagaattccaaatattcacaaccctccgcgtgaagaaattcctcctcatttcagtcttaaatggccgaccccttatcctgcgactatgccccctagttctagactctccagccaggggaaacaaaacagcctctcagcatctaccctgtcaagccccctcataatctcatatgtttcaatgagataccctctcattcttctaaactccagagatattggctcattctactcaacctctcctcataggacaaccctctcatcccaggaattaatctagtgaccctttgttgcaccgcctctaaggcaagtatatcctttgttagttaaggagaccaaaactgtacccagtactccagatgaggtctcactaaagccctgtacaactgcagtaagacttccttactcttgtatgtTCCAAACGAGAGACTGAAACGGCGTCATTTTGGAAATCTGATACCCCGCCCACATGATCTAGTTCAGGTAcaattctcctccttgttttcaaatcccgcgcccctccctatctctgtaacctcctccagccctacaatcctcccagatctctgcgctcctccaattcttgcctcttgcacgtccccAATTTCCATtgcctccaccattggcagccgtagaaaaataagagtccaaatggggcgcaggagcagagggatcagtgtgggggaggtgggggggtacagatacacaaattactaaaagtagcgacgcaggttaataaggccataaaaaaaaaaccaagcactggggtttatctctagagggataaaattgaaaagcagggaagttatgttaaacttgtgtagaaccttggttgggccacacttggagtattgtgaacagttctggtctccatattataaaaaggatatagaggcactggagacggtgcaaaaagatttactaggatgatatcagaactgagaggttatacctatcaggaaagattgaacaggctggagctcttttcaactagaaaagagaagactgaggggtgacctgatagaggtctttaacgttatggtggggcgattaaaaatcggggatgcccaaaagcccagaattggaggagcgctgagatctcggagggttgtagggctggaggaggttacagagttagggaggggcgaggccacggagggatttgaacacgaagatgagaattttaaaattgaggcattgccgatATAAACAGCCTGCAGATCACACGAGGAACGGAAGACCGAGGGAgatgagttccacagttttgaagttCTGGGAAAGAATGATTAGAGTGGGAGACGGTGATGAGTCGTCATTCCAACACAGGGCAGAGGACAAGTAATGGAAGGAAGCTCCTTTTTTAATATTGGGATTTACAGTAACAGTTTGCCATGAAATGCCATGTTCTAATTCACATTTGTGTCACCTGATGGTCGTGGGACTTTCCCTTCTAGCTTTTCACTCGAGCTATGTTTCTATTTTGAGTCGATAACAATCTTATTGGCTTTAACTCTTGGCAGTTATGTAATCGCGAATCACGAGTTGACCTCCCTGTAACCGGGGCTCATCTCTACAAGTCGTGTCCCTCCACACAGTTCGCAGTCGTTGCGAATGTCTTGCTGTGCTGTCACTCCCAATTATGGTTACCAAGGAAACTGTGCCTGCATTTCTTGCACATGTATGTGGATACCAGATCAGAACAGTATGGCTTGTGAtgtcctccacagttgaatagcccactAACGCCTCATATAAGCTCATCCATGAAGAAAGGCCACTTTGACGAGGGGGGAAATAGGGGAAGGGAGGGTACTTAAGCAGCAATGTTATTTGTATATAAATCTTTTTGATTCCACTGGGTTTTTTGGAAGTAGATGTGTTATGAACACCTCTTAGGCCCTTTACATTGCACCAGGGACCGCTGGACTGTAACTGGTTCTTTTGTCTCCTTTACAGCAAAGTACCCAGAGATTAAAACTCTCATGTCCCCGGACCCTCATTTAAAATGGATTGTAACCGCGATGGTTCTCGTGCAGTTCGTCTCCTGTTACCTGGTGAAGGACCTGTCCTGGAAGTGGCTGGTTTTCTGCGCCTACGTCATTGGCGGTTGCATcaaccattccctcactctcGCCATTCACGACATCTCTCACAACGTGGCGTTTGGCAACAAGGACGCCAAGTGGAACCGCTGGTTCGCCATCTTCGCCAACCTGCCCATCGGGATGCCGTACTCCGCCTCTTTCAAGAAGTACCACATAGACCATCACCGGTACCTGGGGGGCGAGGGACTGGATGTCGACGTGCCCACAGAGTTTGAGGCTCGATTCTTCCGCACGCCTCTCCGCAAAATCGTCTGGCTCTTCCTGCAGCCACTCTTGTACGTCCTGCGGCCTCTGTACATAAACCCCAAGCCCATCACGCAAATGGAGGTGGTCAACGCGGTCATCCAGCTGAGCTACGACCTGCTCGTTTACCAGGCGTGGGGCCTGAAACCCGTGTTCTACATGTTGTCTGGCTCCATGTTGGGAATGGGCCTGCACCCAATCTCTGGACACTTCATCGCCGAGCACTACATGTTTCTGAAGGGATATGAAACCTACTCCTATTACGGACCCCTCAACTGGCTAACCTTCAACGTGGGGTATCACATGGAGCATCACGACTTCCCCAGTATCCCTGGAAGCAAGCTGCCCCTGGTAACTGACTTTTCAAAAGAGTATTTCCCCAGTTTTCCCCCTTCTCTGTCTCTTGGGCTAGTTGTTCTTTGCTAATTTGGTaacgaaccatagaaaagatacagcacagagcggggccattcggcccatcgtgtccgcgccggctcgtagaacaaccaggtgcccattctaatcccaccttccagcacccggtccgtagccctgcagcttacagcactttaggtgcaggtccaggtactttttaaaagagttgagggtccctgcctctaccattcCCTTTAAGACAGtgagcttaaaaaaaaaatcttaaatgttAGGTCTGAAGCTGACTGGAGCTCCCTCCAATGGTTCAATAGGTAAATATATGGTCCAATGTACCAGTGAGCcgtacagatcaggaagatcccaggtttctccctatctctccagccctacaaccctccgag
This genomic stretch from Heptranchias perlo isolate sHepPer1 chromosome 41, sHepPer1.hap1, whole genome shotgun sequence harbors:
- the LOC137305918 gene encoding sphingolipid delta(4)-desaturase/C4-monooxygenase DES2-like; the encoded protein is MGNKAPGGDFEWVYTEQPHSNRRKEILAKYPEIKTLMSPDPHLKWIVTAMVLVQFVSCYLVKDLSWKWLVFCAYVIGGCINHSLTLAIHDISHNVAFGNKDAKWNRWFAIFANLPIGMPYSASFKKYHIDHHRYLGGEGLDVDVPTEFEARFFRTPLRKIVWLFLQPLLYVLRPLYINPKPITQMEVVNAVIQLSYDLLVYQAWGLKPVFYMLSGSMLGMGLHPISGHFIAEHYMFLKGYETYSYYGPLNWLTFNVGYHMEHHDFPSIPGSKLPLVKKMAPEYYENLPQHSSWIQVLWDFIFCNSLGPFSRVKRECKLVKEQ